The following proteins are encoded in a genomic region of Ananas comosus cultivar F153 linkage group 25, ASM154086v1, whole genome shotgun sequence:
- the LOC109703471 gene encoding acetyl-coenzyme A carboxylase carboxyl transferase subunit alpha, chloroplastic-like: MNSLPYSPVIGGGESCSYVSGSQIRLRNDFFGADLRRSPFSGTVGVLFKPLGRSSARNGNGVQIFARIKKAQKHDYPWPDDIDPNLKSGHLSYLSHFKPLTEKPKPVTLAFEKPLVDLEKKIMDVRKMADETGLDFSDQINMLENKYQQALKDLYTHLTPIQRLNIARHPNRPTFLDHVLNITEKWVELHGDRAGYDDPAMVTGIGSIDGKSYMFIGHQKGRNTKENIQRNFGMPTPHGYRKALRMMKYADHHGFPIITFIDTPGAYADLKSEELGQGEAIAHNLRAMFGLKVPIVTVVIGEGGSGGALAIGCANKIYMLENAVFYVASPEACAAILWKSSSAAPKAAEKLRITAGELCKLQIADGIIPEPLGGAHTDPAWTSQQIKLMVTKAMEELSIMDVDTLLGHRHKKFRILGGFVEGQPVDPEKKRNMKKKETDLSQATADIEAEIENIKKAALEAKGKSPAPTISDEAVEKLRQEVDKEMTNAFISMGLQEKLEALKMELSKSGNSPDQTLGPVLKEKVDRLMQEFKHNLSRPGSYMALKQKLEMLSEVSKLQELRLKGEKLKKELNEKLQEQVKDKIEILRKAREQVAKGEKLEEEEIKEVEKVKKELEEMLKSMNLEVVGLTKKKVPTAPPVLEKKLKKADEVIKSEIEKVIDMIGLRGKIDELKAEISSGLNKEKIEQLDKEIREEIAAAVDLNELKRKVETEIKEENDGNSADAPLQETVGAGKASG; encoded by the exons ATGAATTCTTTACCCTATTCACCTGTGATTGGTGGTGGAGAAAGTTGCAGTTATGTCTCTGGATCACAAATTCGTTTAAGAAATGATTTCTTTGGTGCTGATCTGCGAAGAAGTCCGTTTAGTGGAACTGTAGGGGTTCTCTTCAAGCCTTTGGGACGGTCTAGTGCTAGAAATGGAAATGGCGTTCAAATTTTTGCGAGGATTAAAAAGGCACAAAAGCATGACTATCCCTGGCCTGATGACATTGATCCAAACTTGAAAAGTGGGCATTTGAGCTACCTATCTCATTTTAAGCCTCTTACGGAGAAACCAAAGCCTGTCACTCTTGCTTTTGAGAAGCCATTGGTTGATCTGGAAAAGAAGATCATGGAT GTGCGCAAAATGGCCGATGAAACCGGTTTGGACTTCAGCGATCAAATCAATATGTTGGAAAACAAGTACCAGCAG GCTCTGAAGGACTTATATACGCATCTAACTCCTATCCAACGACTGAATATCGCTCGTCACCCCAACAGGCCAACATTTCTTGATCATGTCTTAAACATCACTGAAAAG tGGGTGGAGCTACATGGAGACCGTGCAGGCTATGATGACCCTGCTATGGTAACGGGTATCGGAAGTATAGATGGCAAGAGTTACATGTTTATTGGTCATCAGAAAGGCAGGAACACAAAGGAAAATATTCAGCGTAATTTTGGAATGCCTACACCACATGG CTATCGGAAGGCCTTGCGTATGATGAAGTATGctgatcaccatggatttcctATTATCACGTTTATCGACACGCCTGGCGCATATGCTGATCTTAAATCTGAGGAACTTGGTCAG GGGGAAGCGATAGCTCATAACCTAAGGGCTATGTTTGGCCTGAAAGTTCCAATTGTAACTGTTGTTATTGGTGAAGGTGGATCTGGTGGAGCTCTTGCTATCGGCTGTGCGAATAAGATATATATGTTGGAGAATGCTGTCTTTTATGTTGCCAG TCCAGAAGCATGTGCTGCAATCTTGTGGAAGTCCTCTTCAGCAGCTCCGAAG GCAGCCGAGAAGCTACGAATCACGGCCGGCGAGTTGTGTAAACTCCAGATTGCTGATGGAATTATCCCT GAACCTCTAGGTGGTGCACACACTGATCCAGCTTGGACTTCTCAGCAGATAAAGCTTATGGTTACAAAGGCCATGGAG GAGCTCTCAATAATGGATGTAGATACTTTACTTGGCCATCGGCATAAAAAATTCCGAATTCTCGGGGGCTTCGTGGAAGGTCAACCGGTGGATCCTGAGAAGAAACGCAACatgaagaagaaagaaaccGATCTTTCTCAAGCAACAGCTGACATTGAGGCCgaaattgaaaatatcaaaaaagcTGCCCTAGAAGCCAAAGGCAAAAGCCCGGCTCCGACCATCTCTGATGAGGCTGTAGAGAAGCTGAGGCAAGAAGTAGACAAGGAAATGACGAATGCCTTCATCTCCATGGGCTTGCAGGAGAAGCTAGAAGCCCTTAAGATGGAGTTATCCAAATCTGGTAACTCTCCTGACCAAACCCTAGGTCCTGTGCTCAAGGAAAAAGTGGATAGGCTTATGCAGGAGTTCAAACATAACCTATCTCGCCCTGGATCATACATGGCATTAAAGCAGAAGCTCGAAATGTTATCAGAAGTATCTAAGCTACAAGAACTGAGACTGAAGGGAGAGAAGCTGAAGAAAGAGCTTAATGAGAAGCTCCAAGAGCAGGTGAAGGACAAGATAGAAATATTGAGAAAAGCACGGGAACAAGTAGCAAAGGGAGAGAAATTAGAAGAGGAGGAGATAAAGGAGGTCGAAAAGGTTAAGAAAGAGTTAGAAGAGATGCTAAAATCGATGAATCTCGAGGTGGTCGGTTTGACTAAGAAGAAAGTGCCCACAGCCCCGCCGGTGTTGGAGAAGAAATTAAAGAAGGCGGATGAAGTGATAAAGAGTGAAATAGAGAAAGTGATTGATATGATAGGCTTGAGAGGGAAAATAGATGAGTTAAAGGCAGAGATTTCTAGTGGTTTGAATAAGGAAAAGATAGAGCAATTGGACAAGGAGATTAGAGAAGAAATTGCTGCTGCGGTAGATCTGAATGAGCTGAAGAGGAAAGTTGAGACAGAGATTAAGGAGGAGAATGATGGAAATAGTGCAGATGCGCCGCTGCAGGAGACTGTCGGTGCTGGGAAGGCTTCAGGATGA